The following coding sequences lie in one Gouania willdenowi chromosome 5, fGouWil2.1, whole genome shotgun sequence genomic window:
- the brk1 gene encoding putative protein BRICK1, which produces MAGQEDPVQREIHQDWANREYIEVITSSIKKIADFLNSFDMSCRSRLATLNEKLTALERRIEYIEARVTKGETLT; this is translated from the exons ATGGCTGGCCAGGAGGATCCAGTGCAGAGAGAGATCCACCAAGACTGGGCGAATCGAGAGTACATAGAAGTAATAACGAGCAGCATTAAAAAGATCGCCGATTTTCTCAACTCGTTTG ATATGTCATGTCGATCCCGATTGGCCACACTCAACGAGAAGCTGACAGCTTTAGAAAGGAGAATTGAGTATATAGAGGCCAGG GTGACCAAAGGAGAGACCCTGACCTAG
- the gpx1a gene encoding glutathione peroxidase 1a yields the protein MAGNLKKFYGLTAKLLSGETLSFSSLRGRVVLIENVASLUGTTTRDYSQMNELHSRYQADGLVVLGVPCNQFGHQENCKNNEILASLKYVRPGNGFEPKFQLLEKVDVNGNDAHPLFVYLKEKLPFPCDDAMSFMNDPKSIIWSPVCRNDISWNFEKFLVGPDGEPYKRYSRRFLTSNIEADIKELLKRVQ from the exons ATGGCCGGTAATTTGAAGAAGTTTTACGGGCTGACAGCCAAGCTGCTGTCAGGAGAAACCCTGAGTTTCTCATCGCTGAGGGGGAGAGTGGTTCTCATAGAAAATGTAGCGTCTCTCTGAGGAACAACAACCAGGGACTACTCTCAGATGAACGAGCTCCACTCACGGTACCAGGCAGACGGGCTCGTTGTTCTGGGGGTTCCCTGCAACCAGTTCGGACAtcag GAGAActgcaaaaacaatgaaatctTGGCAAGTCTGAAGTACGTCCGTCCTGGTAATGGTTTTGAACCAAAATTCCAACTTCTAGAGAAGGTGGATGTGAATGGAAATGATGCCCACCCGTTATTCGTCTACCTAAAAGAAAAACTCCCATTCCCTTGTGACGATGCCATGTCTTTCATGAATGATCCGAAATCCATCATTTGGAGTCCCGTGTGTCGCAATGACATCTCCTGGAACTTTGAGAAGTTCCTGGTCGGCCCTGATGGAGAGCCTTACAAGCGTTACAGCAGAAGGTTTCTCACCAGCAACATTGAGGCAGACATCAAGGAGCTACTGAAGAGGGTGCAGTAA